One window of Nymphaea colorata isolate Beijing-Zhang1983 chromosome 1, ASM883128v2, whole genome shotgun sequence genomic DNA carries:
- the LOC116249022 gene encoding uncharacterized protein LOC116249022, which translates to MARVGQSSSGTILAIKICFASLGVLFTGVFLNMSVPLAVEFVVSEVPRMWSSLRVWLTPPYLYIVINAIILTIAASSSFQHKVRDGSDDGGGGLKAVEERSTEFGVPTEPPSEGLVVMPAYDAPELKAAAAPESKPVALSVTAGDEEEEEDFIARSDWSPKRRPGEEIVASTEEDSCVTEERPPVSARFGHRRGVRASPEAGKALGVARSRRHETLESTWKTITDGRPIPLARHLKKSETWETHGRPRQDAEAVTPLKKSDTVKEGRVAGSPSPSPSPGSGKQGLRKEPSLSQDDLNRRVEAFIKKFNEEMRLQRQESLKHYTEMVNRGSR; encoded by the exons ATGGCAAGAGTCGGTCAGAGCTCGAGCGGCACGATTTTGGCGATAAAGATTTGCTTTGCTTCCCTCGGAGTTCTCTTCACCGGCGTTTTTCTGAATATGAGCGTCCCTCTCGCTGTCGAGTTCGTCGTCTCGGAGGTGCCCCGGATGTGGAGCTCGCTTCGCGTCTGGCTGACGCCGCCGTACCTCTATATCGTGATTAATGCTATTATTCTCACTATAGCTGCCTCCTCCAGCTTCCAGCACAAGGTGCGAGATGGCTCTGATGACGGAGGCGGTGGACTGAAGGCCGTGGAGGAACGGTCGACGGAGTTCGGCGTCCCGACGGAGCCGCCTTCGGAGGGGCTCGTAGTCATGCCGGCCTACGACGCGCCGGAGCTGAAGGCGGCGGCTGCTCCCGAGAGCAAGCCGGTCGCGCTGAGTGTGACCGCCGGCgacgaagaggaggaggaggacttCATAGCGAGGTCCGACTGGTCGCCGAAGAGGAGGCCGGGTGAGGAGATCGTCGCATCGACGGAAGAGGACTCCTGCGTGACAGAGGAGAGGCCGCCGGTGTCCGCAAGGTTCGGACACCGGAGGGGCGTGAGAGCCAGCCCCGAAG CCGGCAAGGCACTGGGAGTGGCGCGGTCCCGGCGCCACGAGACGCTGGAGAGCACCTGGAAGACGATTACGGACGGCCGTCCCATCCCTCTCGCCAGGCACCTGAAGAAGTCGGAGACATGGGAGACTCACGGCCGGCCAAGGCAGGACGCGGAAGCGGTAACCCCATTGAAGAAGTCGGACACGGTGAAGGAAGGGAGGGTAGCCGGATCGCCGTCGCCATCGCCGTCTCCGGGCTCAGGCAAGCAGGGTCTCCGAAAGGAACCTTCTCTGAGCCAGGACGATCTCAACAGACGTGTTGAGGCCTTCATCAAGAAGTTCAACGAGGAGATGAGGCTGCAACGTCAAGAGTCTCTGAAGCATTACACGGAGATGGTAAATCGTGGCAGCCGCTAg